From Micromonospora echinospora:
TGGAGCCGGTGTTGACGGACTGCGAGAACGAGTTCACCGCCAGCCCGACGCCGCCCTGCCACGGCTCGAAGCCGGCCTGGATGCTGGTCAGGTACCAGTCGTTGGTGATCGCGCCCCGGTTACGGGTGTCGTTGATGAACGCCAGCGCGTCGAAGCTGAAGCTGGGGATGGCCGACGGCGACAGGTACGAGATGACGTTGTTCGAGCCGTTGCTGCCGCGCCAGACCTCCCAGGTCCGGCCCGCGATGTTGGCGGTGCCGACCGGAGAGCCGATGGGCTGGATCGAGCCCTGCCGGTTGAGCCAGATCATGATCTCCATCTGGTTCACCCCGTCCCGCTTGGGCGACGGGTCGAGCCAGATGTCGTACGACGCGTTGAAGATCGCGCCGCTGACGTAGTTGTAGCTGATGCTGGACGGGGCGCTGCTGATGTTCTTCACCTGCACCGGCAGGTTCGTGCCGGGCGAGCAGTTGGTGTAGTGGCAGCCCACGAAGATCGACGGGTAGGCGACCGGCGCCCCGTTGGTCGGCGCGGAGCCGTCCGCCCGGGTGATCGAGAAACCGGTCGAGGTGACGTTGATGCACTGCTGGGCGCTGGTGCCCCAGCGGTTGTTCTGCACCACGTACTTGCCGCCGATGGTGGTCGAGCCGTACTGCTCGCAGATCTGCGTGTCGGCGGAGGCGGTGCCGCCGAGCGCGACGGCGACGATCGTGCCGGCGGCCAGCAGGCCGGCCGCGGCGAGGGCCCTGAGTGGACGCTTCATGATGCTCCTTGGCTCGGCGCGGGACGGCGCCGGTTCGGTCGGTGATACGGACGGGAGCGCTCCCACGATGCAGGGAATACATTTACATGTCTCGAATCATTGCGCAAATGCGCCGGGCTCGTTAACGCTGCGCGTCCGGCCGGTGGCGCGACCGGCGGCCGCCACCGCCCCCTTCCCCCAGATGGAGGCGGGATTCCTGCCGGTGGGACGGGGTGCGCCGCCGACCGGCGGCCCGCGCCAGGGCGAGCGGGCACTTCCGCCGCCTGGTTGCGGCGAGTAATGTCTTGCCTCCAACGCGTGCCGTTCCCCTCCGGAGGCGTAACCCACCATGGGTGGTTCACCCCTGCGCGTCCTCGTCGTCGGCGCGGGCATCGCCGGCCTCGCCGTGGCCCGGGCGCTTCGCCTGGCGGGGTTCCGGCCCGACGTCACCGAGCGGCTGCCACCCACGGAGTCGACCGACACCGGCCTCTACCTACCGGGCAACGCGGCCCGGGCGATGCGCCGGCTCGACCTCGACGGCCCACTGCGCCCGCTCGGCCAGGTGATCCGCCGGCAGCGCTTCCTCGACGCCGCCGGGGCGCCGCTGTGCGAGGTCGACCTCGACGCGCTCTGGGCCGGAGTGGGGGAGTGCCGGGCGCTGCCCCGGGCCGAGCTGCACCGGGTGCTGCTCACCGGCGCCGGCGGCGCGGTCCGGCACGGCGCCGAGGTCAGCACCGTCGACCCGCTGCCCGGCGGCGTGGCGGTCGGCTTCACCGACGGCACCAGCGCGGAGTACGACCTGGTCGTCGGCGCGGACGGACCACGCTCGGCGGTACGCACGCTCGCCGCGCTCGGCGGCCCGCCCCGCCCCGCCGGACAGGTGGTCTACCGGGCCCTGGTGCGCGGCGGCCCCCGGATCGTCGACTGGACCGCCCTGCTCGGCCAGCGGGCCGGTTTCCTGGTGGTGCCGCTCGGCAGCGGGCAGCTCTACTGTTACGCCGACGAGGCCGGCACCGACCTGCCCGCCGACCCGCTCGCCCGCATGCGCGAGCTGTTCGGCTCCTACGGCGGCCCCGTGCCGGAGGTGCTGGACGCGCTGGAGACGGTGTGCGTCGAGCGCACCGAGGAGGTCGAGCTGGGGCGGTGGTTCCACGGCCGGGTGCTGCTCGTCGGTGACGCCGCTCACGCCACCGCGCCGACGCTCTCCCAGGGCGCCGCCATGGCGTTGGAGGACGCCGTCGTGCTCGCCGAGTCGCTGCGCGCCGCCGGCAGCGTCGACGCCGCGCTGCTGGCGTACGAGAGTCGCCGCCGTCCGCGTACCCGCTGGGTGCGGGACCGGACCCGGGACCGCAACCGCACCCGCGACGTGCCGCCGGCGCTGCGCGACCCGTTGCTGCGCGGGCGCGGCGGACGGATCTTCCGGGAGCACTACCGGCTCCTGACCGGCCCGCTCTGAAGGGTGGGAGATCGTAGCCGCCCACCCCACGCGGCGGGGCCACCTACCGGGGACTATCCTCCTTGCGGATGACGGCTGCGCCGATGACCAGCGCGCCGAGCGGGACAACCAGAACCGGAGGCCACTCGTGACCACCGTCGCACCCAAGCCGGTCGTGACCCGGCCCTGGCCGGTCCGGGAGCCGGTCAAGGGGTCGGCCCTCGCGCGGCTGTTGCGCACCACGGACGCGAAGCAAATCGGGATCATGTACATGGTCACCGCGTTCGTGTTCTTCATGATCGGTGGCCTGATGGCCCTGATCATGCGCGCCGAACTGGCGCGGCCGGGCCTGCAGTTCCTGTCGCCCGAGCAGTACAACCAGCTCTTCACGATGCACGGCACGATCATGCTGCTGTTCTTCGCGACGCCGATCGTGTTCGCCTTCGCGAACTACGTGGTGCCGCTGCAGATCGGCGCGCCGGACGTGTCGTTCCCCCGGCTGAACGCCTTCGCGTACTGGCTGTACCTGTTCGGCGGCACGCTCGCCACCGCGGGCTTCATCGCCCCGGGCGGCGCGGCCGACTTCGGCTGGACCGCGTACACGCCGCTGAGCACCGCCGACCACGCCCCGGGCGTCGGCGCCAACATGTGGGTGGTCGGCCTGGCCATCTCCGGTCTGGGCACCATCCTCGGCGCGGTCAACCTGATCACCACGATCCTGACCCTGCGCGCGCCCGGCATGACCATGTTCCGGATGCCGATCTTCACGTGGAACATGCTGGTCACCAGCCTGCTGGCGATCCTGGTCTTCCCGCTGCTGGCCGCCGCGCTGTTCGCGCTCGCCGCGGACCGCCTGATGGGCGCCCACGTGTACGACCCGGCGACCGGCGGCCCGATGCTGTGGCAGCACCTGTTCTGGTTCTTCGGTCACCCCGAGGTGTACATCATCGCGCTGCCGTTCTTCGGCATCATCAGCGAGATCATCCCGGTGTTCTCCCGGAAGCCGATCTTCGGCTACAAGGGCCTCGTGGCCGCCACCATCGCCATCGCCGCCCTGTCGATGAGCGTCTGGGCGCACCACATGTTCGCCACCGGTCAGGTGCTGCTGCCGTTCTTCAGCTTCCTGAGCTACCTGATCGCCGTGCCCACCGGTATGAAGTTCTTCAACTGGATCGGCACCATGTGGCGGGGCCAGATCACCTTCGAGACGCCGATGCTCTTCTCGATCGGCTTCCTGGTGACCTTCCTCTTCGGTGGTCTCACCGGTGTGCTGCTGGCCAGCCCGCCGCTCGACTTCCACCTGCACGACTCGTACTTCGTGGTGGCGCACTTCCACTACGTGCTCTTCGGCACCATCGTGTTCGCCGTCTTCGCCGGCATCTACTTCTGGTTCCCGAAGATGTTCGGCCGGATGCTCGACGAGCGCCTGGGCAAGATCCACTTCTGGCTGACCATGATCGGCTTCCACACCACGTTCCTGGTGCAGCACTGGCTGGGTAACGAGGGCATGCCGCGCCGGTACGCCGACTACCAGGCCATCGACGGCTTCACCACGCTGAACACGATCTCCACGATCGGCGCGTTCATCACCGGTATCTCGACGCTGCCGTTCATCTGGAACTGCTGGAAGTCGTACAAGACCGGCCCGGTGGTCGAGGTCGACGACCCGTGGGGTCACGGCAACTCGCTCGAGTGGGCCACCAGCTCGCCGCCCCCGCTGCGCAACTTCGACCGCATGCCGCGCATCCGCTCCGAGCGGCCGGCCTTCGACGCGAAGTTCCCCGAGCTGGCCGCCGGGCAGAGCCTGGCCGGCCCGCCCGAGGGTGGCGCCAAGCCGCTGACCAGCGAGGTCAACGGTGGCGCCAGCTACCAGGAGGACACCGCAGGCAACCTCGACCAGCGCTGAGCACCGCTCCGCCACGTCGAGACGGGCGCCGCACTCCCAAACGGGGGTGCGGCGCCCGCCCTTTTCCCCGCCCCCGCCCGCCTGTCCCCGCCCCCCGCCCGCCTGGCCTCGTTGATCATGAAGTTGGCTGTACCTCATGTCCGATTTGTCGCCGCCAACCTCATGATCGTCAGGCTGGGGGCGGGATGCGGCACCAGTTCGGGGAAGTGGTGGTGTCCAGGGCCCCTGGACCCAGCTACATCCCCGTACTGGCTTCGCGCCTCCTCTGGTGCTCCGGTGATCAAGGGGTTTGTGTCGTCTCGTTGCGCCTCCGGGCACGCCAACTCCTTGGTCAACCTTTGCAACGTGGGTTCCGGCCATGGGCCGTCTTGCGGCACCAGCTCGGGGGAGTGGCTGTGTCCGGGGTGCGTGGACGCAGCCACTTCCCCGTACTGGCTTCGCCCTTGCCTCGGGGAGGAGAGGCACGGACTCGTTGATCATGTCGGGTGGGGTGGGGTGGGGTGGGCGGAGGGCGGGGACTTTGGCCGAGGGGCTAGCGGGAGGCGAGGGCCAGGTCGGGGTCCGGAGTCGGGGCGGGAACCGGGGTGCGGCGGTGGCGCAGCTCGATCGGGAGCACCGCCAGCGCCACCAGCGCGCCGACCGCGCCCGTGACCACGAAGCCCCAGACGGGCGCGGAGGCGTCGATCACCGCACCGGCCAGCGGCGCGCCGAGCGCGATGCCCACTGTCACGGCGGAGCCGTGCAGTCCCATGGCCAGGCCGCGTACGGAAGGTGGAGCCAGCCGGCTGACCGCGTCGGAGGTGGACGCGAGGGTGGGGGCGCAGAGCGCACCGGCCGGGATCAGCGCGAGACAGAGCAGCCACCAGTGCGACCCGCCCAGCCCGACCGGGATGGTGGCGAGGCTCAGCGCCGCCATCAGCGCCAGCGGGGAGAACGAGCGGCGTACCGCGCCGTAGGCGAAGCCGCCCACCAGTGAGGCGACCGCCCAGGCGGCCAGCACGGCGCCGGTCCAGCCGATCTCGCCCCCGGCGCGGAGCACGGCGACCACTGCGACGTCGGTGCCGCCGAGCACCAGCGTGCCGGCGAGGCTGACCGCCAGCACGGCGAGCAGGCGCGGGGTGAGCCACTCGCGGCGGTGCACGGGCCGCTGCGGCCCGGCCTGCTCGTCGGCGGCTCGCACCGGCGGGTTGAGCAGCCAGAAGCAGATGCCGGAGCCGACGATCCCGGCACCGACCGCCCAGAGCGTCAGGCGCGGCGTGACGGCGGTGGCCAGGGCGACGGCGAGCGCCGGGCCGACCATGAACGACAGCTCCATCGCGATCGAGTCCAGCGCGTACGCGGGTCGGCGCTTCTCCACCGGCACGAGCGCGGCGATCGACTGGCGGATCATCGAGAAGATGGGCAGCGCGAGCAGCCCGGCGAGGAACGCGGCGGGCAGCAGCACCGGGTACGGCAGCGTGGGCGCGGCGGACCAGAACAGCGCCTCGGCGACAGTGGTGAGCACCAGCACCGGCCGGAGCCCTCGGCGGTCGATGAGCCGCCCGAGCAGCGGGGCGCCGACCGCCGCGCCGATCGTCGACGCGGCCCCGACCAGGCCGGCGGCGCCGTAGCCGCGGCCCAGGTCGAGCACCACGTAGAAGGTGAGCGTCACCCCGGTGGCGGTCAGCGGCACGCGGGCCAGCACCGACACCAGCAGCAACGATCGGAGACCGGGTAGGGCGAGCGCCTCCCGGTAAGGCTTCAGATTCACGACGGACCGTACCTCCGGCGCCATCCTGGGGCCGGGGTACGACACCCGCAAGCGATTACCCGGTCAAGCGGCAGTGATCACAGGCTCGCCCACCATGGTCACCCCGGCGCCGTCGAGCGCGCGCAGCGCCACGTCGAGCGTGTCCGGGGCGACCGCGGCGGTCAGATCCAGCAGCACCGTGGTGTGGAAGCCCTCCCGGGCGGCGTCCAGCGCGGTGGCGCGCACGCAGTGGTCGGTGGCGATGCCGACCACGTCGACCCGGTCCACGTCGCGCCGGCGCAGCCAGTCGGCCAGGCACTCGCCGTCGGGCGCGTGCCCTTCGAAACCGGAGTACGCGGCCGCGTGCTCGCCCTTGTGGAAGATCGTCTCCACCCGGTCGGTCGCCAGCTCCGGGTGGAACTCGGAGCCGGACGTGCCGACCACGCAGTGCCGGGGCCAGGAGTCGACGTAGTCCGGCGGGTCGCCGAAGTGGGCGCCCGGGTCGACGTGGTAGTCCTTCGTCGCGACCACGTGGTCCCACCGGTCCGGTTCGGCGGCCAGCAGCCGGGAGATCCCGGCGGCCACCCCGGCCCCGCCGCCGACCGCGAGGGAGCCGCCCTCGCAGAAGTCGTTCTGCACGTCCACGATGATCAGGGCGTTCGCCATCGGGTTCCTCCTCAGCTCGCGGGTACGACGGTGACGGGGACGGCCGGATCCCCGGCGGAGAGCTTGAGCCCCTCCCACGGGATGGAGATCAGGCACTGCCGCAGGTGGTCCCGGGAGTCCTCCAGGGTGGGCAGCTTCGCCGGCTCGCCCGACACCACGTACGAGTGCTGGAGCAACCGGTCGTTGGGCTGCCGGTCCGGCACGCCCTGCGGCACGATGACCTCCTCGGTGGCGGTGCCGGTGGGCTTGTGCCGGCGCACCGCGACCTTCCGGCCGCCGATGGTGGCCTTGTGCTCGGAGCGCTTGACCACCGGCCGCCCTTCCACCTCGACCAGCTTGTAGACCAGACCGGCGGTGGGCGCGCCGGAGCCGGTCACCACCGCGGTGCCGGCGCCGTACATGTCCACCGGCTCGGCGGCGAGCGAGGCGATCGCGTACTCGTCCAGGTCGCCGGAGACGATGATCTTCGTCTCGGTGGCGCCGAGCGAGTCCAGCAGCTCGCGGGACTGCTGGGCGATCACCGCGAGGTCGCCGGAGTCGATCCGGACCGCCCGCAGCTCCGGCCCGGCCACCGCGATGGCGTTGCGGATGCCCTGGGCGATGTCGTACGTGTCGACGAGCAGCGTGGTGTCCTTGCCCAGCGTGGCGACCTGGGAGGCGAACGCGGCCCGCTCGTCGTCGTGCAGCAGCGTGAAGGCGTGCGCGGCGGTGCCGGCGGTGGGGATGCCGTAGCGCTGCCCGGCGGCGAGGTTGGAGGTGAACCGGAACCCGGCCAGGTACGCGGCCCGCGCGGCGGCGACGGCGGCCTCCTCGTGCGCCCGGCGGGAGCCCATCTCGATCAGCGCCCGGCCCCGGGCGGCGGTGACCATCCGGGCCGCGGCGGCGGCGACCGCGCAGTCGTGGTTGAGCACCGACAGCACGAGCGTCTCCAGCACCACGCACTCGGCGAACGTGCCGGACACGGTGAGGATCGGGGAGCCGGGGAAGAACAGCTCGCCCTCGGCGTAGCCGTCGATGTCGCCGGTGAACCGGTAGTCGGCGAGCCACTGCGCGGCCCGGTCGTCCACCACGCCGGTACGGCGCAGGAAGTCGATCTCATCCGGGTCGAACCGGAAGTCGCGGATCATCTCGATGAGCCGGCCGGTTCCGGCGACCACCCCGTACCGGCGCCCGGCCGGCAGCCGCCGGCTGAACACCTCGAAGACGCACCGTCGGTCGGCCGTGCCGTCACGCAGCGCGGCGCTGACCATGGTCAGCTCGTAGTGGTCGGTCAGCAGCGCGGGGCGAAGGGTGCTCACCGCTCCAGCCTAGAGTTCAGTCCGGCTCCGTGCCGTCGTGCCCCGGCATCGACCGCAGCGCGGCCCGCAACTCGCCGCGCCCGGCGACGCCGAGTTTGCTGTAGACGCGCTGGAGGTGGTTCTCCACCGTGCGGGTGGACAGGAACAGCCGCTCCGCGATCGTCCGGCTGGTCACCCCGTCGGCGGCGAGGCGGGCGATCTCCCACTCCCGGTCGCTGAGCGTCGGGCGGAGCAGCCGCAGCGCCGGGGTGGAGATCTCGTCGCAGCGGCTCAGCAGGTCCGCGAGGCGTTCCCGGACCGGCCCGGTGGTGCCGGCGCGGGCGTTCCGCGTCAGGTGCAGCGCCATCGCGGTCGCCTCGGCGGCGTACACGGTCAGCTCGCGGCCGGCGAAGCCGTCGGCGACGGCCAGCAGGGCGTCGGGGGCGCCGTCGGCGACGGCCCGGCCGAACCGGGCGACGAGCGGCGGCAGCACGCCGTCGACCTGTTCGGAGAGTTCCGCCAGGCGTTGCGCCACGGTGCGCCGCCCACCGTCGGTGCAGGTCGGGCCGACCGGCGCGTCGGCCTGGTCGAACCGGACCAGGTCGAGCAGGACGAGCAGCTCGTGCCCGGCCAGGCCGTCCTCGCGCAGCCGGTCGGCTAGCGCGCACAGGTGCTTGGTGGCCGCCGGCAGGTCGCCCGTCGCGGCCTGGACCGCGCCCCGGGCCTGCTCCAACCACGGATAGAGCACTGCCATGCCGGGCGCGTGCGTCCGGTCCGCCTCGGCCATCGCCTCGGCCGCGTGCGTCGCGTCCCCACGCAGCGCGGCGGCCTGGGCGCGCTCGGCATGCGCCAGCCCGGCGTACACGCGGCTGGTGGCGAGCACCGCGCACGCCTCCAGGCTGGTCCGCAGCGCCTCGTCCCCGCGCCCGCGCAGGCGCGCCGCGTACGCCTGGAGGATGGCCAGGTAGCCGGTGCCGAGCCGGAAGTCACCGGCCCCGGCCAGGTCGGCGAACTCGTCGGCGACGATCGCGTCGATGCCGGCCAGGTCGCCGGAGAGCGTCAGCCGGGTGCCCCGGGCCAGCTCCATGGCGAGCTGGAGGTAGGGCATGTCCGCCCGCCAGCACGCCGCCTCGGCCTGCACCCGGGCGATCGCGGTGGCGCTGCGCTGATACTGCCCCTGGGCGGCCTGGAGGTGGGCCAGCGTGCAGCGGGCCAGCTCCCGGGCGGCCATCGGGGCGGCCGGGCGGTCGAGCACCTCCTGGGCCAGCCGGACCGCGACGTCGATGTCGAGCCGGTGCAGCCGCATGGTGGCCTCGAACGCGCGGACCCGGGCCCGGTCGGCGGGGTCGCTCAGCTCCTCGCCGCGCGCGGCGATCTCCTCCACAGTGGACTCGCGGTTGAGCCCCCAGTAGCTGACCATGCCCCGGACCGTCAGCCACCGGCTGCGCCGCCGGTCGTCGTGGATCTCGCAGGCGACCTGGTCGAGCACGCGGATCGCCTCGTCCGGCCGGTCGCCGAACATCAGGATGGTGGCCAGCAGCTCCGCCGCGTCGGTGCCGCCGCCGGCCTCCAGCGCGGCGCGGGCCAGCCGGGTGGCCAGCGGCACGTCGTACCGGCCGAACGCCTGGACCGCGGCGTCGAGCAGCAGGGCGACGTCCTGCGCCGTACCCGAGTCGAGCCGCCACACCGCGACCCGCAGCAGGTCGTCGCGGCGGCGCGTGCCGACCTGCTCCAGCAGCCCGGCGAGGGTGGCCTGCAGCCGGCGGGTGCGGCTGACCGGGCAGTGCCGGCGCATCACCTCGCCGTAGAGCGGGTGCGCCAGGCGGACGTTGAGCCGCCGGTCGTCGTGGATCAGGGTGATGAGCCCGCGCTCCTCGGCCGCCTCCACGTCCGCCGGGTCGACCGCCCGTTCCAGCAGTTGCAGGCCCAGCGGCTCGCCGAAGGCGACCAGCTCGACGACGGCCCGGACGCCGGGGGTGAGCTGGCCGATCCGGGTGTCGATCAGGTCGGTGAGGCTGGGCGCCAGCTCCAGCCGGCCGGTCCAGGTCCAGATCCCGTACGTGCGGCGCAGCTCGTCGTCGGCGGCCAGGACCAGCTCGCGCAGCAGCAGCGGGTTGCCGGCGGATAGCTGGAAGAGCCGGTCGGAGGAGCAGGCGTCGACCGGTCCACCCAGGATGGCGGCGAGCAGCCCGGTGGTCTCGCTGCGGCCGAGCGGGCCCAGCTCGACCAGTTCGACCAGGTCGTCGGTCCAGAGCGCGCGGATCGGCAGCGGGATCTGCTCGCCGTTGCGCAGCGTCCCGATGACAGTGGCGTTCTCGGAGCGGGCGACCAGATGCACCAGCGCGGCCGAGGGCGGGTCGAGCAGGTGCGCGTCGTCGATGGCGAGGACGACGGGCCGGCCGGCGGCCTGTTCCTGGAGGACGTCCACGGCCCAGCGCAGGATCCCGGCGGGGGAGAGCCCTTGCGGCTGCGTGGCGGGCAGCACCTGGACGAGCCCACCGAAGGGGAGCGCGGCGGTGGTGGCGCTGGCCGAGATGGACCAGATGGCGTACCGCTCGGGGGAGAGTTCGGAGACGCCCTCGCGCAGCAGCCGGCTCTTGCCTACCCCGGCGTCGCCGCTGAAGAGCAACCCGCGTCCCTCGGGCCGGCCGATGGTCGACAACAGACGGTTGAGTTCATCTCTACGGCCGACGAACCCCCACCCACTCATCGGGGCAGCATATCGACCGTGTTCCGTCCGCGTGCAGACCGTTACGCAGTGAAGTTGAGTAATCTGGTCATTACCCGATGAGTACCGGAGGTGTTCGCTGTCGGATGGCCGACAGCCGTACTCTTCCGACAGCCCCTGCAACCAGGGAAAGTCGCGACCGGCACCCCGGTCGCCTGACCGGGAGGCCACCTGATGACACCGGGTCCACTCCCCTCGGTCGACGTGCCCGACCCGCGCCGGCAGGCCGGGCCGCCCGGGTGCGCCCCGCTGCCGACCCGGCTCGGGGTGACCACGCCCGGGCCGGGCGATCCGATGGCCGTGGTCGTCGCCGGCCCGGCCGGCGCCGGCCGGCGTGAGGTGATCGCCGGCCTGCTCGGGATCGACTCCGCGACGCTCGCCGTGCCCGCGGGAAGCAACCTGCTGGTCCAGCACGCCGAGAAGGTGATCCGCGCCGCGTACGTGCCGGGCTACCGCCAGCCGCACGCCTACGGCACCCACCCGCTGACGACCGGACCGGCGCTGGCCCGGCCGCCACGCCGGGTCGAGCTGAGCCTGCCCGACCCACTGCTGCGGCACTTCGCGGTGGTCGACACGCCGGACACCGGCACGCTCGGCGTGGCCGGCGGCCGGGTGCTGCGCGACGCCGTCGGCCGGGCCGGCGCGCTGCTCTTCGTGATCTCCGCCGACCAGGCGTTCAGCGCGGCCGAGCTGCACCTGCTCGCCGAGGTGGCACGCGCCCGGGTCGAGGTGTTCTTCGCCGTCACCCCCGGCACGACCGGCTGGACCGCGTCGGCCGAGGGCCCGGCGGCGGATGACGCGGGTTCCGCCGTACCGTCGCCCGGGCGGGCCGGTCCGTCCGGGCCCGCCCGCCGGTTCGACCAGGTGTCGGTCTCCATCGAGGCGCACCGCGCGGCGCTGCTGGCCGCGGTGCCGGCGCTCACCCCGGCCCGGTGGTTCCCGGCCCGCCGGACCGAGCTGCCGCACCTGCGGCGTGCCCTGGTCGGCTGGGCCGCCGACGAGGGACTGCGCCGCGGCAGCGCCAGTCCGCCGGTGCCCCCCGGCGCGCACGGCCGGGTGCCGGTGCTGACCGGCGTCGAGCCCGGCGAGCTGGCCGACCGGATCGACGGAGGGTCCCGCGCCTGTGCCCGCCGGATCCGTCAGCACCTCGCCCTGGAGCTGGCGAACATCCACCTGCGGGTGGTGCAGGAGATCGTCTTCGGGGTCGGCTGCGCCGGCCTGCCGCAGATGCTCGACCGCGAGCTGGAGGCGCTGTCGCTGCTCGCCACCGCCCAGTGCGACGAGGCCGTCCGAGGGCTCGTCGACGACGCCGCCGCCCGGGTCTTCGGGGCGCCGCTGGCCGAGGGCGTACGCGGGCGGATCGCGCACGCGGTGCGCTGGAGCCTGGCCGACCATCCGGACGGCCCGGAGCTGGACCGGGTCCTCCTGGTCACCAGCACGGCCGGGGTGGCCGCGCTGACCGGCGAGGGGGCCCTCGACGCGCTGGCCGGGCTGCCCGGCGGGCAGCGGGACGAGGTGCTCCCGCCCGTCGGCGTCGCGCTCAACGGCGGCTGCTGGCAGCACTGGCGGGCGGCCGACAACAACGACCCGAACGCCGCCCGGTCCTGGGCCCAGCGCGCTCTGCGCGAGGTCGAACTCGAACTGTCCCGCGAGGTGTCCCGCCGCTTCGAGGTGATCCGTCTCTCGCTGGGTGGGGTGCTCGCCGATGCTGTCGACCACGGCATCCTGCTGGCCTGAGCGGCTCGCCGCCGCGCGGCGGACCGGGCTCGCGTACGCGGCCCGGGCGGGTCACGACGACCGCCGCGCCGTTCCGGTTCATCGGTTCCGCGGATCCGGTGGCACGATGGGGGGCATGGCGGCTCCACAGGTTGCGCCGGTCGAGACGCCGGACACCGAAGAGGTGCCGGTCTCCGACCGGCCGTGGGTGACCATCGTCTGGGACGATCCGGTCAACCTGATGACGTATGTGACCTGGGTGTTCCAGAAGCTCTTCGGATACAGCCGGGAGAAGGCGGAGCGGCTCATGCTGGACGTGCACCACAAGGGCAAGGCCGTGGTGTCCACCGGCGCCCGGGAACGGATGGAGCACGACGCGGCGCAGCTGCACGCGTACGGCCTCTGGGCGACGGTGGAGAGATCATGAGCATGTTCCGCCGCCGCGGCGACCACTACGTGGCCACGTTCGCCGTCGACGAGGTCCGGGTGCTGCGCAAGGTCGCCGCCGAGGTGGTCGGGCTGCTGACCGACGGCTTCGACCACGGTGACCCGGTGGTCGGCCGGCTCTTCCCCGACGTCTACCCGGACGACGACGCCGGCACCGCCGAGTTCCGCCGCTACACCGAGGGCGACCTGAAGACCGGGAAGATCGACCAGGCGGGCGCGATCCTCGCCGCCCTGCCCGACGGCGACTCCGGCGGCGAGGTGCGGCTCGACGCGGAGGCGGCCGAGGCGTGGCTGCGCGCGCTCAACGACGCCCGGCTGGCGATGGGCGTACGCCTGGAGATCAAGGACGGCACCGACCTGGGTGAGGAGCTCGACGACGCGGTCGCCGAGGACCCGGGTTCGTCCCGCGTGTTCCAACTGTCGGTCTACGCCTACCTCGGTTATCTCCAGGAGTCCCTGCTCAACGCGCTCATCGACTGAGTGGTGACGGTTGCCACCTCGCCGCC
This genomic window contains:
- the clpS gene encoding ATP-dependent Clp protease adapter ClpS, encoding MAAPQVAPVETPDTEEVPVSDRPWVTIVWDDPVNLMTYVTWVFQKLFGYSREKAERLMLDVHHKGKAVVSTGARERMEHDAAQLHAYGLWATVERS
- a CDS encoding LuxR C-terminal-related transcriptional regulator, whose product is MSGWGFVGRRDELNRLLSTIGRPEGRGLLFSGDAGVGKSRLLREGVSELSPERYAIWSISASATTAALPFGGLVQVLPATQPQGLSPAGILRWAVDVLQEQAAGRPVVLAIDDAHLLDPPSAALVHLVARSENATVIGTLRNGEQIPLPIRALWTDDLVELVELGPLGRSETTGLLAAILGGPVDACSSDRLFQLSAGNPLLLRELVLAADDELRRTYGIWTWTGRLELAPSLTDLIDTRIGQLTPGVRAVVELVAFGEPLGLQLLERAVDPADVEAAEERGLITLIHDDRRLNVRLAHPLYGEVMRRHCPVSRTRRLQATLAGLLEQVGTRRRDDLLRVAVWRLDSGTAQDVALLLDAAVQAFGRYDVPLATRLARAALEAGGGTDAAELLATILMFGDRPDEAIRVLDQVACEIHDDRRRSRWLTVRGMVSYWGLNRESTVEEIAARGEELSDPADRARVRAFEATMRLHRLDIDVAVRLAQEVLDRPAAPMAARELARCTLAHLQAAQGQYQRSATAIARVQAEAACWRADMPYLQLAMELARGTRLTLSGDLAGIDAIVADEFADLAGAGDFRLGTGYLAILQAYAARLRGRGDEALRTSLEACAVLATSRVYAGLAHAERAQAAALRGDATHAAEAMAEADRTHAPGMAVLYPWLEQARGAVQAATGDLPAATKHLCALADRLREDGLAGHELLVLLDLVRFDQADAPVGPTCTDGGRRTVAQRLAELSEQVDGVLPPLVARFGRAVADGAPDALLAVADGFAGRELTVYAAEATAMALHLTRNARAGTTGPVRERLADLLSRCDEISTPALRLLRPTLSDREWEIARLAADGVTSRTIAERLFLSTRTVENHLQRVYSKLGVAGRGELRAALRSMPGHDGTEPD
- a CDS encoding DUF2017 domain-containing protein, whose product is MSMFRRRGDHYVATFAVDEVRVLRKVAAEVVGLLTDGFDHGDPVVGRLFPDVYPDDDAGTAEFRRYTEGDLKTGKIDQAGAILAALPDGDSGGEVRLDAEAAEAWLRALNDARLAMGVRLEIKDGTDLGEELDDAVAEDPGSSRVFQLSVYAYLGYLQESLLNALID